In a genomic window of Flavobacteriales bacterium:
- a CDS encoding ABC transporter permease → MAIAIGGVVVGMAVMILTVGITRGFQREVRAKVTGASAHLQIAAIGQTDPKETLRIPIEQSFYPWLDTVPGIAHIQVYATRPGIIETENDIEGVVLKGIGADYDTSFLSAHLRSGSLPAIADSARPIDLLLSKHHADRLRIGTNDTITTYLVRGRDDIRPRKFRVCGVYQTGLEQIDHNLAFVDIDHLQRFAQWGLKAEISVGELEYGSFVVLQGHAFGGDRIYEYEWPGTDLKGPGPHRVQLYERHVPDFPHAPMGRAPRDTSFTLVVHDADRTIPDTAIVLITPDRIMPHISSLGTEMIVTSISVQRSGSGGSYRKYCGGFEVILERFEDVTRLDDLVYTEYLPSNLRSLSVRDRFPEIFAWLELLDKNVVVIIVLMVIVAIINMTSALLIIILERTPMIGTLKAMGASNGAIRRIFLVNASYILGMGILLGDLLGIGLALVQQRFGIVKLPVETYYVDRVVVDLDLMPIIALNVGTLFICVLAMVLPSMLVTRIAPAKAIRFA, encoded by the coding sequence GTGGCCATTGCCATAGGGGGCGTCGTGGTGGGCATGGCGGTCATGATCCTTACTGTGGGCATCACGCGGGGCTTCCAGCGCGAGGTGCGGGCGAAAGTAACCGGAGCCTCGGCGCACCTGCAGATCGCGGCAATCGGCCAGACCGATCCGAAGGAGACCCTGCGAATTCCCATTGAGCAATCGTTCTATCCCTGGCTCGATACCGTTCCGGGCATCGCGCATATCCAAGTCTATGCCACCCGCCCCGGCATCATCGAGACGGAGAACGACATCGAAGGCGTTGTCCTCAAGGGCATCGGCGCCGATTACGACACGAGCTTCCTGTCCGCGCACCTGAGATCCGGCAGCTTGCCGGCCATCGCCGATAGCGCGCGGCCCATCGATCTGCTTCTCTCGAAGCACCACGCCGACCGGTTGCGCATCGGCACGAACGACACCATCACGACTTACCTCGTGCGCGGGCGCGACGACATACGCCCTCGGAAGTTCCGGGTGTGCGGCGTGTACCAGACGGGCCTGGAGCAGATCGACCACAATCTCGCCTTCGTCGACATCGACCACTTGCAACGCTTCGCGCAATGGGGACTGAAGGCGGAGATCAGCGTGGGCGAATTGGAGTACGGCAGCTTCGTGGTGCTTCAAGGGCACGCATTCGGCGGCGATAGGATCTACGAATACGAATGGCCGGGCACTGACCTGAAAGGACCTGGGCCGCACCGCGTGCAGCTCTACGAGCGCCATGTCCCCGATTTCCCGCACGCGCCCATGGGAAGAGCGCCACGCGATACGAGCTTCACCCTTGTGGTGCACGATGCCGACCGCACCATCCCCGATACGGCCATCGTGCTCATCACGCCGGACCGGATCATGCCGCATATAAGCAGCCTCGGAACGGAAATGATCGTGACCAGCATCAGCGTGCAGCGCAGTGGCAGCGGCGGCAGCTACCGCAAGTACTGCGGCGGCTTCGAGGTAATCCTCGAACGCTTCGAGGATGTCACGCGCCTTGACGACCTCGTGTACACCGAGTACCTGCCCAGCAACCTGCGCTCGCTCAGCGTGCGCGATCGCTTCCCCGAGATATTCGCTTGGTTGGAGCTGCTGGATAAGAACGTGGTGGTCATCATCGTGCTCATGGTGATCGTTGCCATCATCAACATGACCAGCGCCTTGCTCATCATCATCCTTGAGCGCACACCGATGATCGGCACCTTGAAGGCCATGGGCGCCAGCAACGGAGCTATCCGGCGGATCTTCCTGGTCAACGCTTCCTACATCCTCGGCATGGGCATCCTGTTGGGCGACCTCTTGGGCATCGGTCTCGCACTGGTGCAGCAGCGCTTCGGTATCGTGAAGCTTCCCGTGGAGACCTACTATGTCGACCGGGTGGTGGTTGACCTTGACCTGATGCCGATCATCGCCCTCAACGTCGGCACCTTGTTCATATGCGTGCTTGCGATGGTCCTGCCCAGCATGCTGGTAACCCGCATCGCGCCGGCCAAGGCGATCCGGTTCGCGTAG
- a CDS encoding DUF1343 domain-containing protein → MRPKIDRASWLGLVLLIGNALDATAQAPKLVAKGEPEVRVGAERTEEYLPLLANQRIGVVTNHTGRIGRIHLVDSLVALKVEVVKVFAPEHGFRGDADAGEQVKDHRDPRTGLSIVSLYGKSKKPSAAQLADVDVLLFDIQDVGARFYTYISTLHYAMEAALAHQKKVIVLDRPNPNGFYVDGPLLDTAYRSFVGMHPVPIVHGMTIGEYARMINGEGWLPDGMRCDLTVIACEGYEHDLFIKLDERPSPNLPNMASVYLYPSLCLFEGTVVSVGRGTEKPFQCIGYPGNPVGDHRFTPRAMPGAKDPPHKGHECKGLDLEAYGGFQSRMEKRINLQWLVGLHAEAPEKAGFFTPFFDKLAGSKDLRERIQRGDSEEAIRASWKPGLERFMRIRSKYLLYPDFKP, encoded by the coding sequence ATGCGGCCGAAGATAGACCGTGCGTCATGGCTGGGCCTTGTGCTGCTCATCGGCAATGCCTTGGACGCCACGGCACAAGCGCCGAAGCTCGTGGCCAAGGGCGAACCTGAGGTGCGCGTTGGAGCAGAACGAACCGAGGAATACCTGCCGCTGCTGGCCAACCAGCGCATTGGTGTCGTAACCAATCATACGGGCCGGATTGGCCGCATCCACTTGGTCGATTCACTGGTGGCGCTCAAGGTGGAAGTGGTTAAGGTGTTCGCTCCGGAGCACGGCTTCCGTGGTGATGCCGATGCCGGTGAGCAGGTGAAGGACCACCGAGACCCGCGCACCGGCCTGTCCATCGTTTCGCTTTACGGCAAGAGCAAGAAACCGAGCGCCGCGCAGCTCGCGGATGTGGATGTACTGCTCTTCGACATTCAGGATGTGGGTGCGCGCTTCTACACCTACATCAGCACCCTGCACTATGCGATGGAGGCCGCGCTCGCTCACCAGAAGAAGGTGATCGTGCTCGATCGCCCTAACCCCAACGGTTTCTACGTCGATGGCCCTTTGCTCGATACCGCGTACCGCTCATTCGTAGGCATGCATCCGGTTCCGATCGTGCATGGCATGACCATCGGCGAGTATGCGCGCATGATCAACGGCGAGGGCTGGCTTCCCGATGGCATGCGCTGTGACCTGACGGTGATCGCGTGCGAGGGCTATGAGCACGACCTGTTCATCAAGCTGGATGAGCGCCCATCGCCGAATCTGCCGAACATGGCTTCTGTTTACCTGTATCCGTCGCTCTGTTTATTCGAAGGCACGGTGGTAAGTGTGGGCCGCGGCACGGAGAAGCCTTTTCAGTGCATCGGGTATCCAGGCAATCCCGTAGGTGATCACCGCTTCACGCCGCGTGCTATGCCCGGAGCGAAGGACCCGCCGCATAAGGGACATGAGTGCAAAGGACTGGACCTCGAGGCTTACGGTGGTTTCCAGAGCCGCATGGAGAAGCGCATCAACCTGCAGTGGCTCGTTGGGCTCCATGCCGAAGCACCGGAGAAGGCCGGCTTCTTCACGCCCTTCTTCGATAAGCTGGCCGGCAGCAAGGACTTGCGCGAGCGGATCCAGCGCGGCGATAGCGAAGAGGCGATCCGCGCGTCATGGAAGCCGGGCTTGGAGCGCTTCATGAGGATCCGCTCCAAGTATTTGCTGTATCCCGACTTCAAGCCTTGA
- a CDS encoding T9SS type A sorting domain-containing protein, whose translation MLSTLPLAQGVLYNVKVRALVGGVYNNWGPACRMMLNNALASCPRTKLLDLPGNQYLSCGQSRTIGSTQLVHARPVKRLVEPGPTCSSAFWQNANRYQFRFRIPSENITIVKTSATGQYWVNTNGLTCGKTYEVDVRASFNNGSTWCHSSDPYGDICLLTTTCSFGMAEEGGSTTASEARVAMYPNPNRGDQLFLSLSSVEEGVESINLDIYDSFGKRVAQRTIGVQDGYVNTAIALNGELANGMYLVSIAAGSAIHTERLVIQK comes from the coding sequence TTGCTCAGCACCCTCCCGCTTGCCCAAGGCGTATTGTACAACGTGAAAGTGCGCGCCCTCGTCGGCGGGGTGTACAACAACTGGGGCCCCGCTTGCCGCATGATGCTGAACAACGCTCTGGCATCGTGCCCCCGCACCAAGCTCCTGGACCTGCCCGGCAACCAGTACCTGAGCTGCGGCCAGAGCCGCACGATCGGCTCCACCCAGCTCGTGCATGCGCGTCCGGTGAAGCGCTTGGTGGAGCCAGGCCCCACCTGCTCAAGCGCATTCTGGCAGAACGCGAACCGCTACCAGTTCCGCTTCCGCATCCCATCGGAGAACATCACCATCGTGAAGACCAGCGCCACGGGGCAGTACTGGGTGAACACCAACGGCCTCACCTGCGGCAAAACCTATGAGGTGGATGTGCGCGCGAGCTTCAACAATGGCTCCACCTGGTGCCACAGCAGCGACCCCTACGGCGACATCTGCCTGCTCACCACCACCTGCAGCTTCGGCATGGCTGAAGAGGGCGGCAGCACCACGGCGAGCGAGGCCCGCGTGGCGATGTACCCGAACCCGAACCGCGGCGATCAGCTCTTCTTGAGCCTGAGCAGCGTTGAGGAGGGCGTGGAGTCCATCAACCTGGACATCTACGACAGCTTCGGCAAGCGCGTGGCCCAGCGCACCATCGGGGTGCAGGACGGCTACGTGAACACCGCCATCGCCCTGAACGGGGAGCTGGCCAACGGCATGTACCTGGTGAGCATCGCGGCCGGCAGCGCGATCCACACCGAGCGCCTGGTGATCCAGAAGTAG